The window GTTTTTTTAAAGGATTGGGGGATTATCCAGCTGAAAAATTAAAGAAAAAACAACATTTCTCATTTCAGGTCCCTCAACATTATAAAATTAACTTAACTACGTCTGAGATCTTTCTACCTATTATTGGCTGGATTAAAATTAATATGCATAGACCCCTTTTTGAACCTGCATTCTTTGAAACTCATATCAAAACAACTACCATTAATAACGAAATCATAGTTGAAAAGGATCTTAATTCAGAATTCTTAAGAACTGCTACCGTTTCCAGAACATCAGCCGGAAGATACCACATTAGCATCTTAACCGAGGATCTGAATAAATATCCGGTAACTCAACAATATTCCGAATCAACTCTGGTAGGTGTTGATGTTGGTATCAAGACATTTGCAGCCATATCTACAGGTGAGAAAATTGAGAACCCCAGGTTTCTTAAAAAATCTATAAAGAAACTTAAAATGTTACAAAAAAGAGTCAGTAGAAAGGTTAAAGGTTCTAAAAACCGGAAGAAAGCTGTTAATAAACTTGCAAAACAGCATCAATTAGTTTCAAACCAGAGAAATAATTTTCAGCATAAAGTTTCATTGTCACTAATACGCGAAAACCAAGCAGTTGCAATTGAAACTTTAAATATAAAAGGTATGATTAAAAATCACAAATTAGCTCAAGCTGTGGCTGATTCTGCATGGAGCAGTTTTGTCTTG is drawn from Methanosarcina lacustris Z-7289 and contains these coding sequences:
- a CDS encoding RNA-guided endonuclease TnpB family protein, with the translated sequence MRKGSLYRIYPEEGQKQVLEQHFGGVRFLYNKLLHIKSILYSQCGCSITRSELDKHILVLKDIYPWLKNVNSQSLQQANKNLDNAYQRFFKGLGDYPAEKLKKKQHFSFQVPQHYKINLTTSEIFLPIIGWIKINMHRPLFEPAFFETHIKTTTINNEIIVEKDLNSEFLRTATVSRTSAGRYHISILTEDLNKYPVTQQYSESTLVGVDVGIKTFAAISTGEKIENPRFLKKSIKKLKMLQKRVSRKVKGSKNRKKAVNKLAKQHQLVSNQRNNFQHKVSLSLIRENQAVAIETLNIKGMIKNHKLAQAVADSAWSSFVLKLSYKAQWFGKTILKIGMFEPSSQNCHVCGYHNSELTLKDREWLCPSCNTNHDRDINAAINIKQFAINNLITSGTEGRACGVILKRESREAGCPSFQ